A region from the Paenarthrobacter aurescens genome encodes:
- a CDS encoding threonine/serine dehydratase, with the protein MVTREEVEAAYSRTAGWVRHTPLAESGDQESYHLWFKCEYMQHTGSFKARGAFNRLLTAKENGELNPEVGIVVASGGNAGLANAYAAAKLGVPATVFVPESAPANKVHKLYAIGATVVQGGAEYAEAYAAAISFAEEKGAVYCHAYDQPEIVAGAGGVGLELLDELPDVDTILVAVGGGGLMGGIAAATEGRAQVVGVEPETVPTLHTALAAGEPVDVAVSGIAADSLGARRIGEIGFGVARRTGVQSVLVSDEDIVDARRTLWEKHRIVVEHGAAAAYAALLSGAYTPHEGETVAVVLCGANTDPAHF; encoded by the coding sequence ATGGTCACACGCGAAGAAGTAGAAGCAGCGTACTCAAGGACGGCAGGTTGGGTTCGCCATACCCCGCTGGCGGAGAGCGGCGACCAGGAAAGCTACCATCTCTGGTTCAAATGCGAGTACATGCAGCACACCGGTTCGTTCAAAGCGCGTGGTGCTTTCAACAGGCTCCTGACGGCCAAGGAGAACGGCGAGCTCAACCCGGAGGTGGGGATCGTGGTGGCTTCCGGTGGCAATGCTGGACTGGCCAATGCCTACGCGGCTGCCAAGCTGGGGGTCCCTGCCACGGTCTTTGTTCCTGAGTCGGCGCCGGCAAACAAGGTCCATAAGCTGTACGCCATTGGCGCCACGGTGGTCCAAGGCGGCGCGGAGTATGCAGAAGCCTATGCCGCCGCGATCAGCTTCGCCGAGGAAAAGGGCGCTGTTTACTGCCACGCATATGATCAGCCCGAGATCGTGGCCGGTGCAGGAGGTGTTGGCCTTGAACTGCTGGATGAACTGCCCGACGTCGACACTATCCTCGTTGCCGTAGGCGGCGGCGGGTTGATGGGCGGCATCGCCGCAGCCACGGAGGGCAGGGCGCAGGTGGTGGGCGTTGAGCCGGAGACCGTCCCCACGCTGCACACCGCGTTGGCCGCGGGAGAGCCGGTGGATGTGGCCGTTTCCGGCATCGCCGCGGATTCGCTCGGAGCCCGGCGGATCGGGGAGATCGGCTTCGGAGTTGCCCGACGCACCGGTGTTCAGAGCGTCCTTGTCAGCGATGAGGACATTGTGGACGCCCGGCGAACTCTTTGGGAGAAGCACCGGATTGTGGTGGAGCACGGTGCGGCTGCTGCCTATGCGGCGTTGCTCTCCGGCGCGTACACCCCGCACGAAGGTGAAACGGTGGCGGTGGTGCTCTGCGGGGCCAACACCGATCCCGCGCACTTCTAA
- a CDS encoding GNAT family N-acetyltransferase, protein MEHIAVVQNGQDPSRTTAWREHITDAEYNGRQQHHRLVPMSVDFVLRPTVATDAAWIAELRAVVMRPDLERLQRFDPVRVRERFLNGFQPEHTYIIHSDGVDAGVIAVRPEPDSRWIEHFYVAPAHQGKGLGSAVLRHVMSASVDERPFRLNVLQGSPARNLYERHGFVVESEDPVDVFMMAPANPLTTAH, encoded by the coding sequence ATGGAACACATTGCCGTGGTGCAGAACGGCCAAGATCCCTCCAGGACCACCGCATGGCGCGAGCACATTACCGACGCCGAATACAACGGCCGCCAGCAGCATCATAGGCTTGTCCCCATGTCCGTTGATTTCGTCCTCCGCCCCACCGTAGCCACCGATGCCGCGTGGATTGCCGAGCTGCGGGCCGTGGTGATGCGGCCGGACCTTGAACGGTTGCAGCGCTTCGATCCTGTTCGGGTCCGCGAGCGCTTCCTGAACGGTTTCCAGCCCGAGCACACGTACATCATTCATTCCGATGGCGTGGACGCAGGAGTGATCGCGGTCCGCCCTGAGCCGGACAGCCGTTGGATCGAGCATTTTTATGTGGCTCCCGCGCATCAGGGCAAAGGGCTGGGCAGTGCCGTGCTGCGCCACGTGATGTCAGCGTCGGTGGATGAGCGGCCGTTCCGGCTGAACGTGTTGCAGGGAAGCCCTGCGCGCAACCTCTATGAGCGCCACGGCTTCGTTGTGGAGTCCGAGGACCCAGTTGATGTGTTCATGATGGCCCCCGCCAACCCTTTAACCACAGCCCACTGA
- a CDS encoding VCBS repeat-containing protein, translating into MGIFKARSFRRATTTALALGLLGSGLLAAGPATATSQPTPYIDGVPYVGSEMRRQYNYDYWGCRNPDGSGDAITLEWLRDGVPLPAERQGETLRVLPEDQGSRISLRVYPLTPGEPGCPTGTQLSAETKPIKASSRAMGWTGRGNFEPLARTPDGRLVLYPRTYTYYKGMCEGPCPVYFGSWDEPRQVGAGWNMFNTVFSPGDFDGDGFNDLLARNASGQLFLYPGDGDGGWLPTRQVGSGWNVFDSIVGPGDFNGDGTNDVLARNAAGELFLYPGNGTGGWLAPSKVGWGWQVMNKIIPGGDMNGDGTVEVFGRDYSGGLQLYSADGQGGWATQAFMGGGWNEFLDVAGLGSFAHQKYNNLFAINSNGDLVTYSTGAATTSLYGPYGPVGNGWNVFRELL; encoded by the coding sequence ATGGGGATCTTCAAGGCGCGCTCTTTCAGGCGGGCAACCACTACCGCACTTGCACTTGGACTGTTGGGTTCCGGCCTGTTGGCTGCTGGTCCAGCCACTGCAACGTCCCAACCGACGCCGTACATTGATGGAGTCCCGTATGTGGGTTCCGAGATGAGGCGGCAGTACAACTACGACTATTGGGGCTGCCGGAATCCGGACGGTTCCGGGGATGCCATCACGTTGGAATGGTTGCGCGACGGTGTTCCTCTCCCGGCTGAGCGTCAGGGGGAAACGTTGCGTGTCCTCCCTGAAGACCAGGGCAGCCGTATTTCCTTAAGGGTTTATCCGCTGACGCCCGGCGAACCAGGATGCCCTACGGGAACCCAGCTCAGTGCCGAGACCAAACCCATCAAGGCTTCCAGCCGGGCCATGGGTTGGACGGGGCGCGGTAATTTTGAGCCCCTGGCGCGCACCCCTGACGGCAGGCTCGTCCTATACCCGCGCACGTACACCTATTACAAAGGCATGTGTGAGGGCCCTTGCCCGGTTTACTTCGGCTCCTGGGATGAGCCCCGGCAGGTGGGTGCCGGCTGGAACATGTTCAACACGGTGTTCTCACCCGGAGATTTCGATGGCGACGGGTTCAATGACCTCCTGGCCAGGAACGCGTCCGGCCAGCTCTTCCTGTACCCCGGTGACGGCGATGGCGGATGGCTTCCCACCCGCCAAGTGGGCTCCGGCTGGAATGTGTTCGACTCCATTGTGGGTCCCGGGGATTTCAACGGCGACGGCACCAACGACGTCCTGGCCAGAAATGCTGCCGGTGAGCTGTTCCTCTACCCGGGAAACGGAACCGGTGGGTGGCTCGCCCCATCCAAGGTGGGTTGGGGCTGGCAGGTCATGAACAAGATCATCCCGGGTGGCGACATGAACGGTGACGGCACGGTGGAGGTCTTCGGGCGGGACTACAGCGGCGGCCTCCAGCTGTATTCAGCCGACGGCCAAGGCGGCTGGGCCACTCAAGCGTTCATGGGTGGTGGCTGGAACGAGTTCCTTGATGTGGCGGGCCTGGGCAGTTTCGCTCATCAGAAATACAACAATCTCTTCGCCATCAACAGCAACGGCGACCTCGTCACCTACTCCACCGGCGCTGCTACCACAAGCCTTTATGGCCCGTACGGGCCTGTTGGCAACGGATGGAACGTGTTCAGGGAACTGCTGTAG
- a CDS encoding NtaA/DmoA family FMN-dependent monooxygenase (This protein belongs to a clade of FMN-dependent monooxygenases, within a broader family of flavin-dependent oxidoreductases, the luciferase-like monooxygenase (LMM) family, some of whose members use coenzyme F420 rather than FMN.), translated as MTREIFQPSGQIQFGIFFQGVNSGTIWKAAESGSQTDFESFRHIAQTAERGKFAAFFLGEGLRLREHLGRPHALDVVGRPDAQTMLAALAAVTRNIGLVATQNTTYNDPADLAHRLSSLDLISGGRAAWNIVTTDNAWTGANFRRGGYLDHADRYKHAEAFVETAKRIWDSWETAVGPARRVFHEGQHYTVDVTPRLPRSAQYRPVLFQAGDSPDGRDFAARQADVIFSAHPKFDAAVEFRRDIVARSIAAGRGANAVQIMPASEFILGATDQEAQEKKAWVRSLQIGPQQAIAYLEQFWGRELSSYDPDGPLPEIDPVVEETSETRGSGFHGAKARQLADQWRAEAKDKGLSIRQFVISKTARIDSTFTGSYTAVADHLAQYARVGAVDGFNISPWLIPTGLDEIVNHLVPELQERGVYPTEYRGSTLRENLGLETPARSEDPAQV; from the coding sequence ATGACACGCGAAATTTTCCAGCCGAGCGGACAGATCCAGTTCGGGATCTTCTTCCAAGGCGTCAACTCCGGGACCATCTGGAAAGCAGCCGAATCCGGTTCGCAGACGGATTTCGAATCGTTCCGCCACATCGCCCAAACCGCAGAGCGAGGCAAGTTCGCAGCCTTCTTCCTGGGTGAAGGGCTGCGCTTACGTGAGCACCTCGGCCGTCCCCATGCCCTGGACGTGGTTGGCAGGCCTGATGCCCAGACCATGCTGGCCGCCCTCGCCGCCGTGACCAGGAACATCGGCTTGGTAGCCACTCAAAACACCACGTACAACGACCCCGCGGACCTGGCACACCGTTTGTCCTCACTGGACCTGATCTCCGGTGGCCGCGCCGCCTGGAACATCGTCACCACGGACAACGCCTGGACGGGTGCCAACTTCCGCCGCGGTGGATACCTGGACCATGCTGACCGTTACAAGCACGCAGAAGCCTTTGTCGAGACGGCCAAACGTATTTGGGACTCGTGGGAAACTGCTGTTGGGCCGGCCCGGAGGGTCTTCCACGAAGGCCAGCACTACACCGTTGACGTCACCCCGCGCCTGCCGCGCAGCGCCCAATACCGTCCGGTGCTTTTCCAAGCCGGTGATTCCCCGGACGGCCGCGACTTCGCAGCCCGCCAGGCTGACGTGATCTTCTCCGCCCACCCCAAGTTCGATGCCGCCGTGGAGTTCCGGCGCGACATCGTAGCCCGCTCCATCGCCGCCGGTCGGGGTGCCAACGCAGTGCAGATCATGCCCGCCAGCGAGTTCATTCTGGGTGCCACGGATCAGGAAGCACAGGAAAAGAAGGCCTGGGTCCGGAGCCTGCAGATCGGCCCGCAGCAGGCAATCGCCTACCTGGAACAGTTCTGGGGCCGGGAACTTTCCTCCTACGATCCCGATGGCCCCCTCCCGGAGATCGACCCCGTGGTGGAGGAAACCTCGGAAACCCGCGGCAGCGGCTTCCACGGTGCGAAGGCCCGTCAGCTCGCGGACCAGTGGAGGGCTGAAGCCAAGGACAAGGGCCTGTCCATCCGCCAGTTCGTCATATCCAAAACGGCACGCATCGACTCCACGTTCACCGGCTCCTACACCGCCGTTGCGGATCACCTCGCCCAATATGCGCGTGTTGGGGCAGTGGATGGCTTCAACATTTCACCGTGGCTCATCCCCACAGGCCTGGACGAGATTGTGAACCACCTGGTACCTGAGCTTCAGGAACGCGGCGTGTATCCCACGGAATACCGGGGCAGTACGCTGCGCGAAAACCTGGGTTTGGAGACGCCTGCGCGCTCCGAAGATCCGGCGCAGGTCTGA
- a CDS encoding LLM class flavin-dependent oxidoreductase has protein sequence MSTSEARKAGFLAIELDGAGHENLATAVLAAESAGFHAASFKDTPEAGRTNALQRAAFAGPLTRTIAVVPEVDTVYTEPFHVSTQLASLDYVSGGRAGWIATAAESPEAAAAVGRSFAQGEALAQEAAASIEVGRRLWDSWEDDAVIRDVATGRYIDVDKLHYADYETPAGFAGTAYSVKGPSIIPRPLQGQLPVLAAASLVGEGLVPADAVDAVLVSAPTPELLSAEIVDVRSRLGASVAIVAELDVVLDSRGQSAASRQVPPSESGHARFVGSATALTELLDSLLQDADGVRLHPAVLDVDLEELSRLVLPELRRRGALRAPVQDGTFRAVLGLAPAENRFSTTAAATVAAGK, from the coding sequence GTGAGTACTTCCGAAGCACGCAAGGCCGGGTTCCTTGCCATTGAACTGGACGGCGCAGGCCATGAAAATCTTGCCACTGCCGTCCTCGCAGCCGAGTCCGCCGGTTTCCATGCGGCATCATTCAAGGACACGCCGGAGGCAGGCCGGACCAACGCGCTGCAACGTGCAGCCTTTGCCGGGCCTCTGACCCGCACCATTGCTGTGGTTCCCGAGGTGGACACCGTCTACACAGAGCCTTTCCACGTTTCCACCCAACTGGCCAGCTTGGACTACGTCTCCGGAGGCCGGGCCGGGTGGATCGCTACCGCAGCGGAGTCGCCCGAGGCTGCCGCCGCCGTCGGACGTTCCTTCGCTCAAGGTGAGGCGCTGGCCCAAGAGGCTGCCGCGTCCATTGAGGTTGGCCGGCGTTTGTGGGACTCCTGGGAGGACGACGCTGTGATCCGCGACGTCGCCACCGGACGGTACATCGATGTGGACAAGCTGCACTATGCGGACTACGAAACTCCTGCCGGCTTTGCCGGAACCGCCTATTCGGTGAAGGGCCCCTCCATCATTCCAAGGCCCCTCCAAGGGCAGTTGCCGGTATTGGCTGCTGCGTCATTGGTAGGCGAGGGACTGGTGCCCGCCGATGCTGTGGATGCCGTTCTGGTGTCCGCTCCGACGCCGGAACTGCTCTCTGCCGAGATCGTTGACGTGAGGTCCAGGCTTGGTGCGTCCGTGGCGATTGTTGCCGAGCTCGACGTCGTACTGGACTCGCGTGGGCAAAGCGCAGCTTCCCGGCAGGTGCCGCCGAGTGAGAGCGGACATGCGCGGTTTGTTGGCTCTGCAACCGCCCTCACCGAATTGCTGGACTCGCTGCTCCAAGATGCCGACGGAGTACGGCTCCACCCGGCTGTCCTGGACGTGGATCTGGAAGAACTTTCACGGCTGGTCCTCCCCGAACTCCGCCGCCGCGGTGCCTTGCGGGCTCCTGTCCAAGACGGCACCTTCCGCGCTGTGCTGGGGCTGGCTCCGGCAGAGAACCGTTTTTCGACCACCGCCGCAGCCACCGTGGCCGCCGGAAAGTAG
- a CDS encoding DUF1684 domain-containing protein, whose product MSTHTETTTRTETALETFNEEWHEWHDAHERHRAHPHGFLAVTHLHWLGSEATRLEGAPGTWSVDADVVRVVLEPGESLQRDGVELNTDPGKTLELGPIEERGGINLVSGDTVVEVAKRGGEYIVRPRNPSNTLLQEYRGTPAYAPNAAFAVAGRFVPFEAPRPTTVGAAVEGIQHVYEAPGEIRFKLAGKELALTAFNGYAPGSLSVLFTDQTSGKTTYAANRSLSVVPAADGSVQLDFNRAVNLPCAYTDLATCPLPPAENRLPVAVEAGEKIPYERQDQQ is encoded by the coding sequence TTGTCTACGCACACTGAAACCACGACCCGCACTGAAACAGCACTCGAAACCTTCAACGAGGAATGGCACGAATGGCACGACGCCCATGAGCGTCACCGCGCCCATCCGCATGGCTTCCTCGCCGTGACCCACCTGCACTGGCTCGGCAGCGAAGCAACCCGGCTGGAAGGTGCGCCGGGCACATGGAGCGTGGATGCCGACGTCGTGCGTGTTGTCCTGGAACCGGGCGAAAGCCTGCAACGGGACGGCGTGGAACTGAACACAGACCCGGGCAAGACGCTGGAGCTGGGGCCCATAGAGGAGCGCGGTGGGATCAACCTCGTTTCCGGGGACACAGTGGTAGAGGTTGCCAAGCGCGGCGGCGAGTACATTGTGCGGCCCCGGAACCCGTCCAACACACTCTTGCAGGAGTACCGGGGCACACCCGCGTACGCCCCGAATGCCGCGTTTGCCGTGGCCGGCAGGTTCGTCCCCTTCGAGGCCCCGCGCCCCACCACGGTGGGTGCCGCCGTCGAGGGCATCCAGCACGTCTACGAGGCCCCGGGTGAGATTCGCTTCAAGTTGGCCGGTAAGGAGCTGGCACTGACAGCATTCAATGGCTACGCGCCGGGCTCGCTGTCCGTACTGTTCACTGACCAGACCTCCGGCAAGACCACCTATGCTGCCAACCGCTCGCTCTCCGTGGTCCCTGCCGCCGATGGCTCCGTCCAGCTCGACTTCAACCGGGCAGTGAACCTGCCCTGCGCGTACACAGACCTCGCCACCTGCCCGTTGCCGCCCGCCGAAAACCGGCTTCCGGTGGCCGTTGAAGCCGGGGAAAAGATTCCCTACGAACGTCAGGACCAGCAGTGA
- a CDS encoding LLM class flavin-dependent oxidoreductase — protein MKFQVLDIIPHLKNPVTGEIVSTADRLNQVVETARRAEELGFDSFSVGERHAGEFVSSSPTTVLAAIASVTSRIRLQTGVTVLSVLDPVRVAEDYATIDQLSRGRLELVIGKGNEVLQYPLFGLSLDDQWDLLAEKYALLRTLWRKESVTWSGRFRPALTEPTTTTPRPFAGSPRIWHGSATTLTSAALAAKWGDPLFTANAIQPRENYKVLIDHYREEYERHGHDPRHQYLGSGSGAGGVFIADTTQEAIRQYGPVYEGLTANRNVPGNNSPFRDIQHAVAEGPALVGSPEQVIHKILSYHSLYNHDLQSISLPTTLPFEQQLEILERFALEVIPAVRASAPTTLWESSDPFGGRPEFAGATEPDAAATVAADHAFNRTDNALVYAH, from the coding sequence ATGAAGTTCCAGGTCCTGGACATCATCCCCCACCTGAAAAACCCGGTGACGGGAGAGATCGTCTCCACCGCTGATCGACTGAACCAAGTGGTGGAGACGGCCCGTCGTGCCGAGGAACTCGGGTTCGACAGCTTCTCCGTGGGGGAACGCCACGCCGGCGAGTTCGTCTCTTCATCCCCGACGACGGTCCTCGCCGCAATTGCCTCCGTCACCAGCCGCATCCGCCTCCAAACCGGCGTCACCGTGCTCTCCGTCCTGGACCCTGTGCGCGTGGCCGAGGACTACGCCACCATCGACCAACTGAGCCGTGGCCGCCTGGAGCTGGTAATCGGAAAAGGCAATGAAGTCCTTCAATACCCGCTGTTCGGCCTGTCCTTGGACGATCAATGGGATCTCCTGGCCGAAAAGTACGCCCTGCTCCGCACCCTGTGGCGCAAGGAAAGCGTCACCTGGTCCGGCCGCTTCAGGCCCGCCCTCACCGAACCGACCACCACAACGCCGCGCCCCTTTGCCGGTTCGCCCCGGATTTGGCACGGCTCTGCTACAACCCTGACGTCAGCTGCGCTCGCCGCCAAGTGGGGAGACCCGCTGTTCACGGCCAACGCCATCCAGCCCCGGGAGAACTACAAGGTCCTGATCGACCACTACCGCGAAGAGTACGAGCGCCACGGGCACGATCCACGGCACCAGTACCTTGGCTCGGGAAGTGGTGCTGGAGGTGTGTTCATCGCGGACACCACGCAGGAAGCCATCCGTCAGTACGGCCCGGTGTACGAGGGTTTGACCGCCAACCGCAACGTCCCCGGCAACAACTCGCCGTTCCGGGACATCCAGCACGCCGTTGCCGAGGGACCGGCCCTGGTAGGAAGCCCGGAGCAGGTGATCCACAAGATTCTCAGCTACCACTCGCTGTACAACCACGATCTTCAATCCATTTCCTTGCCCACCACGCTGCCCTTCGAACAGCAGCTGGAGATCCTGGAACGCTTCGCGCTGGAGGTCATCCCCGCCGTCCGCGCGTCGGCGCCCACCACCCTCTGGGAATCCAGCGATCCCTTCGGAGGCCGACCCGAATTCGCCGGAGCCACTGAACCGGACGCAGCAGCAACCGTTGCAGCAGACCACGCCTTCAACAGGACGGATAACGCTCTTGTCTACGCACACTGA